Proteins from a genomic interval of Candidatus Woesearchaeota archaeon:
- the thyA gene encoding thymidylate synthase → MHEYLNLVRTVLEKGVRKPNRTGVDTLCYFGAFYKVDLSKGYPLLTTKQMYFNSMLHELLWYLTGEEHIKNLRTKTKIWDAWADADGRLETAYGRFWRRFPVPERGLDGENWGTKWMSTDPATGQKTFDQIQYVLDTLKEIKQNPTTRNLRRMVVSAWHPGNAAESKLPPCHYTFCFNVIGNKLNCHLTQRSGDIALGIPFNLACYGLMTMLFAQETGFEPGEFAHTIVDAHIYENHIDGLKEQLTREPRALPKIQVAQKPLKELQFEDFKIVDYNPHPKIKFDVAV, encoded by the coding sequence ATGCACGAATACCTCAATCTCGTCCGAACCGTTCTTGAAAAAGGAGTGCGAAAGCCCAACAGAACTGGCGTTGACACGCTGTGCTATTTCGGCGCGTTCTACAAAGTGGATTTGAGCAAGGGCTATCCACTTCTGACAACAAAGCAGATGTATTTCAACTCCATGCTTCATGAACTGCTCTGGTACTTGACGGGTGAGGAGCATATCAAAAATCTCCGCACAAAAACAAAGATATGGGATGCGTGGGCAGATGCAGATGGGCGGCTCGAAACTGCGTACGGACGATTTTGGAGAAGATTTCCCGTACCGGAAAGGGGGCTTGATGGAGAAAACTGGGGCACCAAATGGATGTCCACCGATCCGGCAACCGGCCAGAAAACATTTGACCAAATCCAGTACGTCCTCGACACGCTCAAGGAAATAAAACAAAATCCCACCACCAGAAATTTGCGGCGCATGGTCGTGAGCGCATGGCATCCGGGCAACGCCGCAGAAAGCAAGCTCCCACCATGCCACTACACATTCTGCTTCAATGTTATCGGCAACAAGCTCAACTGCCACCTCACCCAGCGCTCCGGTGACATCGCGCTCGGCATTCCATTCAATCTCGCCTGCTATGGGCTGATGACCATGCTCTTTGCGCAGGAAACCGGATTTGAGCCCGGCGAATTTGCCCACACGATTGTGGACGCGCACATTTACGAGAACCACATCGACGGGCTGAAGGAACAGCTGACCCGAGAGCCGCGGGCACTGCCAAAAATTCAAGTTGCACAAAAGCCGCTCAAAGAATTGCAGTTTGAAGATTTCAAAATTGTCGATTATAATCCCCATCCAAAAATAAAATTTGACGTCGCGGTGTGA